The sequence CCGCAGCTGGATACCGATTCGCTCAAGGACAAGAAGGTCCTCGTCGTCGATGACGTCGCTGACTCCGGCAAGACCCTCGACCTCGTGGTGAATCTTCTGGAGAAGACCGCCTCTGAGGTCAAGTCCGCCGTCATCTACACCAAGCCCACCACCATCTTCGAGCCAGACTTCTCGTGGAAGAAGACCGACCAGTGGATCAACTTTGCGTGGTCCGTCCTGCCCGTCATTACCCGCGATGGCTCCTACAAGGAAGGTCATTAATGCCAGAAGCCTCCGCCGGATCTTTCCGCGCGGCCTTCACCT is a genomic window of Corynebacterium singulare containing:
- a CDS encoding phosphoribosyltransferase; the protein is MSTPDWWNPERENLTWEVFGEASRYLSQEIVDSGWFPDLIVGVARGGLIPAGAIGYAIGVKEMGAINVEFYTDIGETLPEPILLNPQLDTDSLKDKKVLVVDDVADSGKTLDLVVNLLEKTASEVKSAVIYTKPTTIFEPDFSWKKTDQWINFAWSVLPVITRDGSYKEGH